From Deinococcus aquaticus, one genomic window encodes:
- a CDS encoding alpha/beta hydrolase, with protein MKNLTVGLALTVLLAACGSVQQPPVTAAQDQTVTTLALNPYERGPAPTTASLEATRGPYATATTTVSRLRVSGFGGGTIYYPTTTSDGTFGAVAMSPGYTATQSSLSWLGPRLASQGFVVFIIDTNSVYDQPASRGTQLLAALRYLTGSSDVRSRIDPARLAVMGHSMGGGGSLEAAKTNPALKAAVALTPWNTDKTWPELRTPTLIIGAQSDTVAPVASHSVPFYTSLAATLPRTYLELRGASHFVPNSANTPIARASVAWLKRFVDNDLRYSPFLCPAPAVGTTYSDVRSSCPFN; from the coding sequence ATGAAAAACTTAACTGTCGGCCTCGCACTGACCGTCCTCCTGGCTGCCTGCGGAAGCGTGCAGCAACCGCCCGTCACGGCCGCGCAGGACCAGACCGTGACCACGCTGGCGCTCAACCCGTACGAGCGTGGCCCCGCCCCGACCACCGCCAGCCTGGAAGCGACGCGCGGGCCGTACGCCACGGCCACCACCACCGTGTCCCGGTTGCGGGTCAGTGGATTCGGGGGCGGCACCATCTACTACCCGACGACCACCAGCGACGGCACCTTCGGCGCTGTGGCCATGTCGCCCGGGTACACCGCCACGCAGAGCAGCCTCTCGTGGCTGGGGCCTCGCCTCGCCTCGCAGGGCTTCGTGGTGTTCATCATCGACACGAACAGCGTCTACGACCAGCCCGCGTCGCGCGGCACGCAACTTCTTGCCGCACTGCGGTACCTGACGGGCAGCAGCGACGTGCGCAGCCGCATCGACCCGGCGCGGCTGGCCGTCATGGGGCACAGCATGGGCGGCGGCGGCAGCCTGGAAGCCGCCAAGACCAACCCCGCCCTGAAGGCCGCCGTGGCCCTGACCCCCTGGAACACCGACAAGACCTGGCCAGAACTCCGCACGCCCACCCTGATCATTGGCGCGCAGTCCGATACGGTCGCGCCGGTCGCCTCTCACTCGGTGCCGTTCTACACCAGCCTGGCGGCCACGCTGCCCCGCACGTACCTGGAACTGCGCGGCGCCAGTCACTTCGTGCCGAACTCCGCGAACACGCCCATCGCGCGGGCCAGCGTGGCGTGGCTCAAACGCTTCGTGGACAACGACCTGCGCTACAGCCCGTTCCTGTGCCCGGCCCCGGCCGTCGGCACCACCTACTCAGACGTGCGCAGCAGCTGCCCGTTCAACTGA
- a CDS encoding M55 family metallopeptidase, with protein sequence MSDQHSGTGARSVVISVDMEGVTGVASWVQVSPPEFGGLVSGTEYERARERMTLEAAAAAQGALDAGATDVLVNDSHDTMRNLIPELLPDGVRFTSGNDKPLSMVQGVQEAGVLGLLFVGYHARAGSVRGPLAHTWNGFIRDVRVNGMSTGEYGLNALLAGHYGVPVLFACGDDVAMAEITAELGEGVITVPVKEGLSSFAATHLHPREAQRRIRDGAFRAVTQALGSPPQPYGTRFPAAAQLSFDHQARADACERVPGITRIDAVTVGWESENAFHLFQTFRMLASVAAVRLNA encoded by the coding sequence ATGAGTGACCAGCACAGCGGCACAGGGGCGCGCAGCGTCGTGATCAGCGTGGACATGGAAGGCGTGACTGGCGTAGCCAGCTGGGTGCAGGTCAGCCCACCCGAGTTCGGTGGGTTGGTCAGCGGCACCGAGTACGAGCGGGCGCGCGAACGCATGACGCTGGAAGCGGCCGCCGCCGCGCAGGGCGCGCTGGACGCCGGAGCGACCGACGTACTTGTGAACGACAGTCACGACACCATGCGCAACCTGATCCCGGAACTGCTCCCGGACGGCGTGCGCTTTACCAGCGGGAACGACAAGCCGCTGAGCATGGTGCAGGGCGTGCAGGAGGCCGGCGTGCTGGGCCTGCTGTTCGTGGGCTACCACGCGCGGGCCGGAAGCGTACGCGGGCCGCTGGCACACACCTGGAACGGCTTCATCCGGGACGTGCGCGTGAACGGCATGAGCACCGGCGAGTACGGCCTGAACGCCCTGCTCGCCGGGCATTACGGCGTGCCAGTCCTGTTCGCGTGCGGGGACGACGTGGCCATGGCGGAAATCACCGCCGAACTGGGCGAGGGTGTGATCACGGTGCCGGTCAAGGAGGGCCTGAGCAGTTTCGCGGCCACGCACCTGCACCCGCGTGAAGCGCAGCGCCGCATCCGCGACGGCGCATTCCGGGCCGTGACGCAGGCGCTGGGGTCGCCGCCCCAGCCGTACGGCACGCGCTTCCCGGCCGCCGCGCAACTGAGTTTCGATCATCAGGCCCGCGCGGACGCCTGCGAACGCGTGCCCGGCATCACCCGCATCGACGCCGTGACCGTCGGCTGGGAGAGCGAGAACGCCTTCCACCTGTTCCAGACGTTCCGGATGCTGGCCAGCGTGGCCGCCGTGCGCCTGAACGCGTAA
- the map gene encoding type I methionyl aminopeptidase translates to MSRVSLKSAREIEAMRRAGALVAETFRVLEPYVKPGVTLKELDTLAEEHIRRAGATPAYLGYGPKNNPFPGTICASVNEVICHGIPDGRVLLEGDVVGVDIGVLMNGVYGDACYTYTVGQVSADVQGLVDTTRECLKAGLDVIRPNARTGDIGHAIQTLAEARGYGVVREYTGHGIGKKLHEEPTIYHWGARYTGLKLQPGMVFTVEPMINLGRPETRLLADGWTVTTADGQPSAQFEHTLVVTDKGYEILTL, encoded by the coding sequence ATGAGCCGCGTTTCCCTGAAATCCGCCCGAGAGATCGAAGCCATGCGCCGCGCCGGGGCGCTCGTCGCGGAAACGTTCCGCGTGCTGGAGCCGTACGTGAAGCCCGGCGTCACCCTGAAAGAACTCGACACCCTCGCCGAGGAACACATCCGCCGTGCCGGCGCCACGCCCGCTTACCTGGGGTACGGCCCTAAGAACAACCCCTTCCCCGGCACCATCTGCGCCAGCGTGAACGAGGTCATCTGCCACGGCATTCCCGACGGGCGCGTGCTGCTGGAAGGCGACGTGGTCGGCGTGGACATCGGCGTGCTGATGAACGGCGTGTACGGCGACGCCTGCTACACCTACACGGTCGGGCAGGTCAGCGCCGACGTGCAGGGCCTCGTGGACACCACCCGCGAGTGCCTGAAAGCAGGGCTGGACGTCATCCGCCCGAACGCCCGCACCGGCGACATCGGGCACGCCATCCAGACCCTCGCCGAGGCGCGCGGGTACGGCGTGGTCCGCGAGTACACCGGGCACGGCATCGGCAAGAAACTGCACGAGGAACCCACCATCTACCACTGGGGCGCGCGCTACACCGGCCTGAAACTCCAGCCGGGCATGGTGTTCACGGTGGAACCCATGATCAACCTGGGCCGCCCCGAGACGCGCCTGCTGGCCGACGGCTGGACCGTCACCACCGCCGACGGGCAACCCAGCGCGCAGTTCGAGCACACCCTGGTCGTCACTGATAAGGGCTACGAGATCCTCACGCTGTAA
- a CDS encoding DUF4259 domain-containing protein, whose product MSAWGTGPFENEAAADYAREVVQDGPFALAEALDVALDPDNDYLEAEEGHRAVAAAEILAAILTGDTSALTDAALRAWVQGADPTELTHLREHALEALDRVTGPGSELPELWEDSEDADAWRGDIQRLRAALS is encoded by the coding sequence ATGAGCGCCTGGGGCACCGGACCCTTCGAGAACGAGGCCGCCGCCGACTACGCCCGCGAGGTCGTCCAGGACGGTCCCTTCGCCCTGGCCGAGGCGCTGGACGTCGCCCTGGACCCCGACAACGACTACCTGGAAGCCGAGGAAGGCCACCGCGCCGTCGCCGCCGCTGAGATCCTGGCCGCCATCCTGACCGGCGACACCAGCGCCCTGACCGACGCCGCCCTGCGCGCCTGGGTGCAGGGTGCTGACCCTACCGAACTCACGCACCTGCGGGAACACGCCCTGGAAGCCCTGGACCGCGTGACCGGCCCCGGCAGCGAACTCCCGGAGTTGTGGGAGGACAGTGAAGATGCCGACGCGTGGCGGGGAGACATTCAGCGCCTGCGCGCCGCCCTGAGCTGA
- a CDS encoding GNAT family N-acetyltransferase, with protein MTTEPAYTLHTTLDGVTPGQLQGFFVDWPNPPSPDTFHRVLAGSYRVVLAVSGGQVIGFVQAISDGVLTAYIPLLEVLPEWQGRGVGRALMTRMQDELRHLYAVDLGCEDNLVPFYEGLGMRRGNLMFTRRYERQSGAVEG; from the coding sequence GTGACCACCGAACCCGCTTACACCCTGCACACCACCCTGGACGGCGTCACGCCGGGGCAGTTGCAGGGCTTCTTCGTGGACTGGCCGAATCCGCCCAGCCCGGACACCTTTCACCGCGTGCTGGCCGGATCGTACCGGGTGGTGCTGGCCGTCAGCGGCGGGCAGGTCATCGGCTTCGTGCAGGCCATCAGTGACGGGGTGCTCACCGCGTACATTCCGCTGCTGGAAGTCCTGCCCGAGTGGCAGGGCCGGGGCGTGGGCCGCGCCCTGATGACCCGCATGCAGGACGAACTGCGGCACCTGTACGCCGTGGACCTGGGCTGCGAAGACAACCTCGTCCCGTTCTACGAGGGCCTGGGCATGAGACGGGGCAACCTGATGTTCACCCGACGCTACGAGCGGCAGAGTGGCGCGGTGGAAGGCTGA
- a CDS encoding pentapeptide repeat-containing protein — protein MDTTRPNAPKFPRGGLRAPPPGPLESETVYRGLALEGDLIGAEALNAVTFQGCVFRQVNLTGVHWRGVRLTDVRFEGCDLSGAHLEDAALERVQFTDCRLLGVQAAHARLRHVALTRVTAPLSVWVKADAAHLRLDDCDLTEAVFMDADLPGLILRACRLPRTDLRGARLAGADLRTSDLRGLRVTPRELEGVTVDAAQLPDLAHLLGVRVGETLPDPDALP, from the coding sequence ATGGACACGACCCGCCCGAACGCCCCGAAATTCCCACGCGGAGGTCTGCGCGCCCCGCCGCCCGGCCCGCTGGAAAGCGAAACCGTGTACCGGGGTCTGGCGCTGGAAGGCGATCTGATCGGCGCGGAGGCCCTGAACGCCGTGACCTTCCAGGGCTGCGTGTTCCGGCAGGTGAACCTGACTGGCGTGCACTGGCGCGGCGTGCGCCTCACCGACGTGCGCTTCGAGGGCTGCGACCTGAGCGGCGCCCACCTGGAAGACGCGGCGCTGGAACGCGTGCAGTTCACGGACTGCCGCCTGCTGGGCGTGCAGGCCGCCCACGCGCGCCTGCGGCACGTGGCCCTGACCCGCGTGACCGCCCCCCTGAGCGTGTGGGTGAAGGCCGACGCGGCCCACCTGCGCCTGGACGACTGCGACCTGACCGAGGCCGTCTTCATGGACGCCGACCTGCCCGGCCTGATCCTGCGGGCGTGCCGCCTGCCCCGCACGGACCTGCGCGGCGCGCGACTGGCCGGGGCCGACCTGCGCACCAGTGACCTGCGCGGCCTGCGCGTCACCCCCCGCGAACTGGAGGGCGTGACCGTGGACGCCGCGCAACTGCCGGACCTCGCTCACCTGCTGGGCGTCCGGGTGGGGGAGACCCTCCCGGACCCGGACGCCCTTCCCTGA
- a CDS encoding ABC transporter ATP-binding protein: MDVFKSFRSPTGSETRVLDDIDLDIRRGEFFSLLGPSGCGKTTLLRILAGFEQPDAGQVIIGGQDMTGVPPHLRNVNTVFQSYALFPHLSVQDNVAFGLKMKGVPAAQARQRVMQALERVRIADFASRRPDQLSGGQRQRVALARAIVNEPQVLLLDEPLSALDLKLRKELQVELANLQESLSMTFVFVTHDQEEALVMSDRIAVMNRGRVEQLGRAEELYERPRTAFVANFLGSSNLIEGTVLSVDGPDATVQTVHGPLRTTHGEGLRPGQNVTLSVRPEKLRMERDDETEGNEIRATVDDIVYTGAENQYLLRAGGQQLVVFQLNADIGADEDFDYEEQVTLYLPPDNLVVLEEA; this comes from the coding sequence GTGGACGTGTTCAAGAGCTTCAGGTCGCCGACAGGCAGCGAGACGCGCGTGCTGGACGACATCGACCTCGACATCCGGCGGGGCGAGTTCTTCAGTCTGCTGGGCCCCAGCGGGTGCGGCAAGACGACCCTGCTGCGCATCCTGGCGGGTTTCGAGCAGCCGGACGCCGGGCAGGTCATCATCGGCGGTCAGGACATGACGGGCGTGCCGCCGCACCTGCGCAACGTGAATACCGTCTTCCAGAGTTACGCGCTGTTCCCGCACCTGAGCGTGCAGGACAACGTGGCGTTCGGCCTCAAGATGAAGGGCGTGCCCGCCGCGCAGGCCCGGCAGCGGGTCATGCAGGCCCTGGAGCGCGTGCGTATCGCGGACTTCGCCTCGCGCCGCCCCGATCAGCTGTCGGGCGGGCAGCGGCAGCGCGTGGCACTGGCCCGCGCCATCGTGAACGAACCGCAGGTGCTGCTGCTCGACGAGCCGCTGTCCGCGCTGGACCTCAAACTCCGCAAGGAGCTCCAGGTAGAACTCGCCAACCTGCAAGAGAGCCTGAGCATGACCTTCGTGTTCGTCACGCACGACCAGGAGGAAGCGCTGGTCATGAGTGACCGCATCGCCGTCATGAACCGGGGCCGCGTGGAACAGCTGGGCCGGGCCGAGGAACTGTACGAGCGGCCCCGCACGGCGTTCGTGGCGAACTTCCTGGGCAGCAGCAATCTGATCGAGGGCACCGTCCTGAGCGTGGATGGCCCGGACGCCACCGTGCAGACCGTGCACGGCCCGCTGCGCACCACGCACGGCGAGGGCCTGCGCCCCGGCCAGAACGTCACGCTGTCCGTCCGGCCCGAGAAGCTGCGCATGGAACGCGACGACGAGACCGAAGGCAACGAGATCCGCGCGACCGTGGACGACATCGTGTACACCGGAGCCGAGAACCAGTACCTGCTGCGCGCCGGCGGCCAGCAGCTCGTGGTGTTCCAGCTGAACGCCGACATCGGCGCCGACGAAGACTTCGACTACGAGGAACAGGTCACCCTCTACCTTCCGCCCGACAACCTCGTCGTGCTGGAAGAAGCATGA
- a CDS encoding polyamine ABC transporter substrate-binding protein — translation MKRAALSALLVPALLSGCYRVQKPAAATPDAPVTRGDGKTLRVFIWSEYIDPDLVKTFEKQNGVRVVLDTFESNEAMLAKLQGGGAQYDIAVPSNYVVQTMVRAGLLQPLDRSALPNLKNIAPGFLNAAYDPGNRYSVPYQYAATGLAFNKGRYVPGDTWAELFGPDDTRTFVLLDDPREVIGAALKYLGFSANTTDLGELKQARDLLRRVVAKKGFQGFDGGPGTRNKLLARQIDLGQIYVGDLLIATEEDGNVQVILPRQGTTISMDTLVVLRRSPNPDLAHRFIDYLLDADNGAQLSNYTYYATPNAAAQPLLDDFLKDIPALNPPAAWLTDGRLDFIGELPTGRPQRLYDRIWTELKSR, via the coding sequence ATGAAGCGCGCCGCCCTGAGCGCCCTGCTCGTGCCCGCCCTGCTGAGCGGCTGCTACCGCGTGCAGAAACCGGCCGCCGCCACGCCCGACGCGCCCGTCACGCGTGGCGACGGCAAGACCCTGCGGGTGTTCATCTGGTCCGAGTACATCGACCCGGACCTCGTGAAGACCTTCGAGAAGCAGAATGGCGTGCGCGTCGTGCTGGACACCTTCGAGAGCAACGAGGCCATGCTCGCCAAGTTGCAGGGCGGCGGCGCGCAGTACGACATTGCCGTGCCCAGCAATTACGTGGTGCAGACCATGGTCCGCGCCGGACTGCTGCAACCCCTCGACAGGAGCGCGCTACCGAACCTGAAGAACATCGCGCCCGGCTTCCTGAACGCCGCGTACGATCCCGGCAACCGGTACTCCGTGCCGTACCAGTACGCCGCGACCGGACTGGCCTTCAACAAGGGGCGCTACGTGCCCGGAGACACCTGGGCGGAACTGTTCGGCCCGGACGACACCCGCACCTTCGTGCTGCTCGACGACCCGCGCGAGGTGATCGGCGCGGCCCTCAAGTACCTGGGGTTCAGCGCCAACACCACCGACCTGGGCGAACTGAAACAGGCGCGCGACCTGCTGCGCCGCGTGGTCGCCAAGAAGGGTTTCCAGGGGTTCGACGGCGGCCCCGGCACCCGCAACAAACTCCTGGCCCGGCAGATCGACCTCGGGCAGATCTACGTGGGTGACCTGCTGATCGCCACCGAGGAAGATGGGAACGTGCAGGTCATCCTGCCCCGCCAGGGCACCACCATCAGCATGGACACCCTGGTTGTCCTCAGACGCAGCCCCAACCCGGACCTCGCCCACCGCTTCATCGATTACCTGCTCGACGCGGACAACGGCGCGCAACTCAGCAACTACACCTACTACGCCACCCCGAACGCTGCCGCGCAGCCCCTGCTGGACGACTTCCTGAAGGACATTCCCGCCCTGAACCCACCCGCCGCGTGGCTCACGGACGGCCGCCTGGACTTCATCGGCGAGTTGCCCACCGGCCGCCCGCAACGCCTGTACGACCGCATCTGGACGGAACTCAAGAGCCGCTGA
- a CDS encoding ABC transporter permease produces the protein MLTVRRFFATLGPGTLWLAVFLIVPALVMLGYSFLTRTDLAQVGGPWTLESWQRVFGYDALFQEWTADNARVLWRSVWVAGLSTALCVLMGYPLAFYIARQDARRKNLLLLLLIIPFWTNFLIRVYAWILILRPFDLVPSLTATLLGMVYAFVPFFVLPVYSSVEKIDWRLLEAAQDLGAPPLRAFMTAVFPQTLPGLVAGILLTFIPALGTFVVSDILGGAKTALVGNLIQNQFGQAGDWPYGSALSFLLMGAVLLGLWAYARTAGQKGLEELV, from the coding sequence GTGCTGACGGTCCGGCGCTTCTTCGCCACGCTGGGGCCGGGGACGCTGTGGCTGGCGGTGTTCCTGATCGTGCCGGCGCTGGTGATGCTGGGGTACTCGTTCCTGACCCGCACGGACCTCGCGCAGGTGGGCGGCCCGTGGACGCTGGAATCCTGGCAACGGGTGTTCGGGTACGACGCGCTGTTCCAGGAGTGGACGGCCGACAACGCGCGCGTCCTGTGGCGCAGCGTGTGGGTGGCGGGACTCAGCACAGCGCTGTGCGTGCTGATGGGCTACCCGCTGGCGTTCTACATTGCCCGGCAGGACGCGCGGCGCAAGAACCTGCTGCTGCTGCTGCTGATCATTCCGTTCTGGACGAACTTCCTGATCCGCGTGTACGCCTGGATTCTGATCCTGCGGCCCTTCGATCTGGTGCCCAGCCTCACGGCGACCCTGCTGGGCATGGTGTACGCGTTCGTGCCGTTCTTCGTGCTGCCCGTGTACTCCAGCGTCGAGAAGATCGACTGGCGCCTGCTGGAAGCCGCGCAGGACCTCGGCGCGCCGCCCTTGCGGGCCTTCATGACGGCCGTGTTCCCGCAGACCCTGCCGGGCCTTGTGGCGGGTATCCTGCTGACCTTCATCCCGGCGCTGGGCACCTTCGTGGTCAGCGACATCCTGGGCGGCGCGAAGACCGCGCTGGTCGGGAACCTCATCCAGAACCAGTTCGGGCAGGCCGGAGACTGGCCGTACGGCAGCGCCCTGAGTTTTCTGCTGATGGGCGCCGTGCTGCTGGGCCTGTGGGCGTACGCCCGCACCGCCGGGCAGAAGGGCCTGGAGGAACTCGTATGA
- a CDS encoding PhoX family protein: MTSQDKVEASFWHRLLDTRLTRRTALGGAAATAAAVSLPLNIAQAQPNNGGPVTVDAKKIKPQTVAPFRPVAVTNADALTLPSGYRYQVLAPWGEKFTDSGREIGFNHDYVGFFPLDMLQGGQSSTDALLTINHEYVNALFVGGDTKERTPAQVKAEMEAVGVSVVRVRREGSEWKVVPDARNRRIDALTDIELTGPVRGTAPVKGATMVKGSVGNCSGGQTPWGTLLTCEENVDGYVKAWAGSGYEAMHQGWVTEIDPFEPTWTPKKRTGMGRFRHENVAITVAPDGRVVGYMGDDMQDACVYKFVSRGRYNPADRAANLKLLEDGDLYVANFGNGSWVLLDYDRNPKLKDAKGADGKALFGSQADVLADARASALAVGGTPVDRPEDIEIHPRTGEVYVALTNNSKHGNYFGQIIKFREAKDDAAATAFLWEVFAVGGPQSGFASPDNLVFDPYGNLWMVTDNSDLASNPIKGFHGNNAMFFFATEGPDAGKAQRFAVGPVDAEMTGPVWSPDGKTLFLSIQHPGEDSESLDKLRSNFAAKPGTNVPRPTLVAIEGFPGWKA, from the coding sequence ATGACCTCTCAGGACAAGGTTGAAGCCAGTTTCTGGCATCGTCTGCTCGACACCCGACTGACCCGCCGCACGGCGCTGGGCGGTGCCGCCGCGACGGCTGCGGCCGTGAGTCTGCCGCTGAACATCGCGCAGGCGCAGCCGAACAACGGCGGGCCCGTCACGGTGGACGCGAAGAAAATCAAACCTCAGACCGTCGCGCCGTTCCGTCCGGTGGCGGTGACGAACGCGGACGCCCTGACGCTGCCCTCCGGGTACCGGTATCAGGTGCTGGCTCCGTGGGGCGAGAAGTTCACGGACAGCGGCCGCGAGATCGGCTTCAACCATGATTACGTGGGGTTCTTCCCGCTCGACATGCTTCAGGGTGGGCAGAGCAGCACCGATGCCCTGCTGACCATCAATCACGAGTACGTGAACGCGCTGTTCGTGGGGGGCGACACCAAGGAGCGCACGCCGGCGCAGGTGAAGGCCGAGATGGAAGCCGTGGGCGTCAGCGTGGTCCGGGTGCGCCGGGAGGGCAGCGAGTGGAAGGTCGTGCCGGACGCCCGTAACCGCCGCATCGACGCGCTGACCGACATCGAGCTGACCGGCCCGGTGCGCGGCACGGCCCCGGTGAAGGGCGCCACGATGGTCAAGGGCAGCGTGGGCAACTGCTCGGGCGGGCAGACGCCGTGGGGCACGCTGCTGACCTGCGAGGAGAACGTGGACGGCTACGTGAAGGCCTGGGCGGGCAGCGGGTACGAGGCCATGCACCAGGGCTGGGTGACCGAGATCGACCCGTTCGAGCCGACCTGGACGCCGAAGAAACGCACGGGCATGGGCCGGTTCCGGCATGAGAACGTGGCGATCACGGTCGCGCCGGACGGCCGCGTGGTCGGATACATGGGTGACGACATGCAGGACGCCTGCGTGTACAAGTTCGTGTCGCGCGGCCGGTACAACCCGGCGGACCGCGCCGCGAACCTGAAACTGCTGGAAGACGGCGACCTGTACGTGGCGAACTTCGGGAACGGCAGCTGGGTGCTGCTGGACTACGACCGCAACCCGAAACTGAAGGACGCCAAGGGCGCAGACGGCAAGGCGCTGTTCGGCAGTCAGGCCGACGTGCTGGCCGACGCCCGCGCCAGCGCCCTGGCGGTCGGCGGGACGCCCGTGGACCGGCCCGAGGACATCGAGATTCACCCCCGCACCGGCGAGGTGTACGTCGCCCTGACGAACAACTCCAAGCACGGGAATTACTTCGGGCAGATCATCAAGTTCCGCGAGGCGAAGGACGACGCGGCCGCCACGGCCTTCCTGTGGGAAGTGTTCGCGGTGGGCGGCCCGCAGAGCGGCTTCGCCAGTCCCGACAACCTGGTGTTCGACCCGTACGGGAACCTGTGGATGGTCACGGATAACAGCGACCTGGCCAGCAACCCCATCAAGGGCTTCCACGGGAACAACGCCATGTTCTTCTTCGCGACCGAAGGCCCGGACGCCGGCAAGGCGCAGCGGTTCGCGGTCGGCCCGGTGGACGCCGAGATGACCGGCCCCGTCTGGAGCCCCGACGGCAAGACGCTGTTCCTGTCCATTCAGCACCCGGGCGAGGACAGCGAGAGCCTGGACAAGCTGCGCTCAAACTTCGCGGCGAAACCCGGCACGAACGTCCCGCGCCCGACGCTGGTCGCCATCGAGGGCTTCCCCGGCTGGAAAGCGTGA
- a CDS encoding ABC transporter permease: protein MTRRTHPALTAWAWVVYAFLYLPIIVLIVFSFNDSRFGATWAGFTTKWYGVLFARSDVREALAHTLEIALLSTLVSTVLGTLVGLGLWRYTLRFRTALTGLLVLPIVIPDVVMGVSLLMFYSFVRSGLERLGWTFDNGFWTVLLAHVTFQISYVSLTVRSRLAGYGPELEEAARDLGATGLRSFTHVVLPLALPGVLAGALLAFTLSLDDFVVTYFTSGSGFSTLPVLIYTNVKRGVTPDINALSALLVLVTVVAIVAANALLRPRRQP, encoded by the coding sequence GTGACCCGGCGGACGCATCCGGCCCTGACCGCGTGGGCGTGGGTGGTGTACGCGTTCCTGTACCTGCCGATCATCGTGCTCATCGTGTTCTCGTTCAACGATTCGCGCTTCGGGGCGACGTGGGCGGGCTTCACCACGAAGTGGTACGGGGTGCTGTTCGCGCGGTCGGACGTGCGGGAGGCGCTGGCGCACACGCTGGAGATCGCCCTTCTCAGCACGCTGGTCAGCACGGTGCTGGGCACGCTGGTGGGCCTGGGCCTGTGGCGGTACACGCTGCGGTTCCGCACGGCCCTGACCGGGCTGCTGGTCCTGCCGATCGTGATTCCGGACGTGGTGATGGGCGTGAGTCTGCTGATGTTCTACTCGTTCGTGCGCTCGGGCCTGGAACGCCTGGGCTGGACCTTCGACAACGGCTTCTGGACGGTACTGCTGGCGCACGTGACCTTCCAGATCAGTTACGTGTCCCTGACCGTCCGTTCGCGGCTGGCCGGGTACGGCCCGGAACTGGAGGAGGCCGCGCGGGACCTGGGCGCCACCGGCCTGCGGTCGTTCACGCACGTGGTTCTGCCGCTGGCGCTGCCGGGTGTGCTGGCGGGCGCGCTGCTGGCGTTCACGCTGTCCCTGGACGATTTCGTGGTCACGTACTTCACGAGCGGGTCGGGCTTCAGTACCCTGCCGGTCCTGATCTACACGAACGTGAAGCGCGGCGTCACGCCGGACATCAACGCCCTGAGCGCGCTGCTGGTCCTCGTCACGGTGGTCGCCATCGTCGCCGCGAACGCCCTGCTGCGCCCCCGGAGGCAGCCATGA